In the genome of Streptomyces sp. 846.5, the window GGCGGCGCGGTCGTCAACGTGGTGTCGATGCTGCTGGTCGCCTGGCTGATCGGGACGGCCCTGGCGGGCACCTCGCTGCCCACCATCGCCCATGAGGTCCGCACCTCGAAGGTGCTCGGCGATGTGCAGAAGGCGCTGCCGGCGGACGCGCCCGAGTGGTTCTCCGACTTCACCTCGGTCCTGGCCCGCAACGGCTTCCCGCAGGTGTTCAACCCGTTCCAGAGCGAGCCGATCACCGACGTCCCGGCCCCGGACCCGGCGCTGGCGAGCAGCGACGCGGTGGTGCGGGCCCACAGGAGCATCGTCAAGGTGGTCGGCACCGCCCCCAGCTGCGGCAAGGTCATCGAGGGCAGCGGCTTCGTCTACGCGCCGCAGCGGGTGATGACCAACGCCCATGTCGTCGGCGGTGTCTCCGCGCCCACGGTGAACCTCGGCGGGAAGATCTACGGCGCCAAGGTGGTGCTGTACGACTGGAAGCGGGACATCGCGGTGCTGGACGTCCCCGGTCTGAACGCCACCCCGCTGGTGCTCGGCGGCGAGGCGAGGACCAGCGCGGACGCCATCGTGGCCGGCTTCCCGGAGAACGGCCCCTTCAACGTCCAGGCGGCCCGGGTCCGCGGCCGGATCCAGGCCAGCGGCCCGGACATCTACCACCGGGGCACGGTCAGCCGGGACGTCTACTCGCTGCGTTCGACGGTGCGTCAGGGCAACTCCGGCGGCCCGCTGCTCACCCCTGACGGTGATGTGTACGGAGTGGTCTTCGCCAAGTCACTTGACGACGCTCAGACCGGGTATGCGCTCACTGCCGACGAGGTCCGCTCGGACGCCCAGCAGGGCGCGACCGCGACCCAGAAGGTGGACAGCGAGTCCTGCGCGCTCTGAGCGCGGGTGCACCGAGCACCGCCGTCACCCTCTCCAGCAGTTGATCCTCCGTCGGGTGCTGTCGGTGTCTGCTGGTACCGTCTGGGACGTTTCAGTCGGACGGATCTTGACGGTGCCGTCGTCACGCGTCATCACGCGTCATCAAGAGGGGGAGGACGTCCACGCCATGATGGGTCACTCGCACGCGGTGAGCGGGGCTCTGCTTTTCGCAGCCACCGCGCCGTATCTGCCACCGCTGGTGATGCACCATCACCTCAGCCCGGCGGAGATCCTGATGGGCACGGTGCTGACCGCGGGCGCCGCACTGCTGCCCGACCTGGACCACCACGACGGGACGATCGCCAACTTCCTGGGCCCGGTCTCCAAGCTGCTGTGCCGCTTCGTCGCCTGGATCTCCGGCGGGCACCGGCACGCCACCCACTCGATCTTCTTCATCGCCTTCATGACGGCGGGGACCTGGGCGGGGGTGACCTACGTCGGCCGCTGGTTCACCCTGGGCATGACCTTCTTCCTGCTGGCCATGGCCGTGCGAGCGCTCAACGTCTGCCCGCCCGGGCACGGCTTCTCGGCCTGGGGCACCATCGTGGCGCTGGCCCTGCTCGGGACAGGCGTCATCGCCAAGTTCATTCCCTCGGCGCCGGGCTGGCTGCCGTACGCGGTCGGCCTGGGCTGCCTGGCGCACCTGCTCGGCGACTCGATCACCAAGCAGGGCGCACCGTGGCTGTGGCCGATCAAGACCCGCTACGAGATCGTGCTGATCCAGAGCAGCGGCAACAAGCTGGAGACGGAGATACTGGTCCCGATCATGGGAATAGCGACCGTCGTCCTGTTGTGGTTCACCGCGCTCTCGCCGCACACGCTCTGACGGGCGGGCCGGCGGGGCCGCAGACTCAGCGCTGGCGGAGTCTGGAGGTCACCCAGCGCGCCCGGCGGGTGATGATGTGCGGGATCCCCACATGGGCGAGGAGGTCGCCGCTGTCCGCGGGGGCTTCGGGGGCGGCGCCTGTGGTGCCGTTGAACGAGCTTGTGGCCGCTGTCCGCTGAGGCGAGCGGCGACGGGTACGTGGCGCGAAAGCGCGGTCGTGCATCCAGCTCATAGGTAGAGGACTGCCCGCACGGGACGCGGTGTAATCCCGTGCGGGGCGGCCAATCGGCCTGTTTCTGGCATATTTTCACTTCATCGGATTCCGCTTATGACGCCGTCATGACGACGGGTCAACGGCGGTCCGTCGTACGGCACAACAGGCGGGTCAACGGCGGTCCGGCTCCGGGTCGCGGAGCCAGTTCACCAGCTCCCGGGAGAACCCCTCCGGGTCCTCCTCCTGGGGGTAGTGCCCGATCCCGTCCAGCAGCCGCCAGCGGTACGGCGCCTCCACGTACTCGCCGGACCCGGCGGCCGTCCTGGCCAGCAGCACCGGGTCCGCGGCGCCGTGCAGATGCAGCGTGGGCACCCGTACCGGCCTACGCATCCGGCGCGAGTACTGGAGTCCGTCCGGGCGGCCCATGGAGCGCATCAGCCAGCGGTAGGGCTCGATGGAGCAGTGCCGGGTGTTGGACAGCTGCATGGCGTGACGGTAGGTCAGCAGCGCCTTCTCGTCGGGCTGGTGCCCGGGGGCGGTCCAGTCCGTCAGGTACTCGCCGACCAGGGCGGCGTCGTCGGCGACCAGCTGCCGCTCCGGCACCCAGGGGCGCTGCAGGCCGAGCAGGTGGTCCGCCGCGGCGATCTGCTTGCGGTCGGTCATCAGCGCCCGGCGGTAGCGGCGCGGGTGCGCGCTGGAGGCCACGGCCAGCCGGCGGACCAGGGCCGGGCGCATCACGGCGGCCGTCCAGGCGAGGAAGCCGCCGAGGTCGTGCCCGACCAGGACCGCGTTCGGGGCGCCGAGCGAGCGGATGATCCCGGTCAGGTCCAGGGCCATGTTGGAGGGCTCGTACCCGCGCGGGGTGCGGTCGCTGCCGCCGACGCCGCGCAGGTCGACGGCGACGGCGCGGAAACCGGCGTCGGCGAGGGCGGTCAGCTGGTGCCGCCAGGTCCACCAGAACTGCGGCCAGCCGTGCACCAGCAGCACCAGCGGTCCCTCGCCCAGCTCGGCGATGTGGAAGCGGCCGCCGTTGGCGGACACGTCGCGGTGGCTCCAGGGACCCTCGATGCGCGGATCGAAGGTGTCGGTGGATCTGTGGGCCCCACCGGGGGTTCTGTCAGACGACATGAGGAGAGCGTGTCACATCCGGGCCTTGATCAGGTTTCCGGCACAGGTCGGCGGTACAGCCGGTCAGCGGGTGAGGACCTTGTGGCCGTCGGCAGTGATCGGCGCGGCCGGGTGCGGCTTGGTGTTCTTGAGCACGTCGACGGTGGCCTTGGTGGAGGCGATGGTGCGCTCCGGCGGCGAGATCTTCTTGAACGCGCGCACCGCCAGCAGCGCGGCCAGGAGGGCGATGAGCACGAAGGCGCCGCCGACGATGAGGAAGCACCAGACGAGACCGAGCCCGGTGGAGTGGATGCCGTAGGCCGCGGCGAAGCTGAACATGGGGATCGAGGCCAGGGCGATCACCGCGGCGACCGCGCCGGCGCCGCCGCCGGTCGCCCCCCGGATGACGTCCTTCTTGATCTCCCGCTTCGCCAGCGCGATCTCGTCGTGCACCAGCGCGGACAGGTCGGCGGTGGCGGCGGCGAACAGCTGGCCCACCGTACGGTCGGCTCCGCCGTTCGTGGGGCTGGCCTCGTACCTGTCAGCAGCTGACATCGGGGGTCTCCTCGCGTGTGTGGGTCCACGGCATCGTGTCACTGTCTCAGATCATGCCTCGTGCCTGCGGTAGCGCACCACTCGACTTCTGCCGGGGCGTCATACCGCGGCTGCCCGCTCCTCGGCCAGCTCCTCCTCGTACAGCTGCCGGTACTTGCGGTTGCGCAGTCGCAGCAGCACCGCGGCCACCACCGCGCAGATCACCGAGCCGGCCAGCACCGCGGCCTTGTCGCGTTCGGAGAGTCCGTGGTCGTCGGCGAAGGCCAGCTCGGCGATCAGCAGCGAGACGGTGAAGCCGATCCCGGCCAGCACCGAGACGGCGAAGAGGTCGCCCCACTCCAGCTCCGGGTTGAGCTCGGCCCTGGTGAACCGCGCCGCCATCCAGGTGCCGCCGAAGATCCCCAGGCACTTGCCGACGACCAGGCCGAGCACCACGCCCAGCGGCGAGGCCTGGGTGAACACTTCGCCGAGGGCCCGGGGGCTGACCGAGACCCCGGCCGCGAACAGGGCGAACACCGGGACGCAGAACCCGGCCGAGAACGGCCGCACCAGGTGCTCGATGTGCTCGGCGGGGGAGTGCTCCTCGCCGGGGTCCCGGGTGCTGCGCAGCAGCAGGCCCATGGCGACGCCGGCCACCGTCGCGTGGATGCCGCTCTCGTGCATCAGCGCCCAGACGACCACGGCCAGCGGCACGTAGAGGTACCAGCCGTGCACCCGCATCCGGTGCAGGGCGTAGAACAGGACCAGCCCCAGCAGGGAGAGGCCCAGCGCCCAGAGCTTGATCCCGCTGCTGTAGAAGATCGCGATGATCAGGATCGCGATCAGGTCGTCCACCACCGCGAGGGTGAGCAGGAAGGCCCGCAGCGCCGAGGGCAGGTGCGAGCCGACGACGGCCAGCACGCCCAGGGCGAAGGCGATGTCGGTGGCGGTGGGGATGGCCCAGCCGGCGGGGTGGCCCCCGGGGCCGCTGTTGACGATCGCGTAGACGGCTGCGGGCACGGCGACCCCGCAGACGGCGGCGACCACCGGCAGCGCCGCGGCCCTGGGGTCGCGCAGCTCTCCGGCGACCAGCTCGCGCTTGAGCTCGATCCCGGCGACGAAGAAGAAGACCGCCAGCAGCCCGTCCTTGGCCCAGGCGTCCAGCGGGAGGTCCAGGTGCAGCGGCGAGGAGGGGCCGACGGTGGTGTCCAGCACGCTCCGGTACCCGGCCGGCCAGGCGTTCGCCCAGACGAGTGCCACCACGGCGGCGCCGAGCAGCAGGATGCCGCCGACGGTCTCGGCGCGCAGCGCGTCCGCGAGGAACTTCCGTTCGGGGAGCGGGAGCCGGCCCAGGAACGGGCGGCGGGGCGTGGGACTGTCACTCACGCGCTGGCTCCTCCGGACGCTGACGGACGGATTGTCACATTTGTCCGATGCTAACCGGTGGACGGACGAGAGGCCGTCCCCGCGCCCGCGCGGGAACGGCCTCGAACGCCTGCCAGAAGCCTTCCGGAGGGTCGACCGGAGGGTCAGTCCTCCTCGCCCGCCGAGGGCAGCTGGCTCTGGATCAGGTCCATCACCGTGGAGTCGGCCAGGGTGGTGGTGTCGCCCACCGCCCGGCCCTCGGCGATGTCGCGCAGCAGCCGGCGCATGATCTTGCCGGAGCGGGTCTTCGGCAGCTCGCTGACCACCTTGATCATCTTGGGCTTGGCGATCGGGCCGAGCACCTTGGCGACATGGTTGCGCAGCTCGGCGACCAGCTCGGAGTCG includes:
- a CDS encoding alpha/beta hydrolase: MSSDRTPGGAHRSTDTFDPRIEGPWSHRDVSANGGRFHIAELGEGPLVLLVHGWPQFWWTWRHQLTALADAGFRAVAVDLRGVGGSDRTPRGYEPSNMALDLTGIIRSLGAPNAVLVGHDLGGFLAWTAAVMRPALVRRLAVASSAHPRRYRRALMTDRKQIAAADHLLGLQRPWVPERQLVADDAALVGEYLTDWTAPGHQPDEKALLTYRHAMQLSNTRHCSIEPYRWLMRSMGRPDGLQYSRRMRRPVRVPTLHLHGAADPVLLARTAAGSGEYVEAPYRWRLLDGIGHYPQEEDPEGFSRELVNWLRDPEPDRR
- a CDS encoding MarP family serine protease, giving the protein MNVLDILLVAAAVGFAVSGYRQGFVVGALSLVGFLGGGLIAVQVLPLLLQHLSPGTMSSVIAVVVVIVFASVGQAITTHWGWKLRGPIDRSRARIWDAAGGAVVNVVSMLLVAWLIGTALAGTSLPTIAHEVRTSKVLGDVQKALPADAPEWFSDFTSVLARNGFPQVFNPFQSEPITDVPAPDPALASSDAVVRAHRSIVKVVGTAPSCGKVIEGSGFVYAPQRVMTNAHVVGGVSAPTVNLGGKIYGAKVVLYDWKRDIAVLDVPGLNATPLVLGGEARTSADAIVAGFPENGPFNVQAARVRGRIQASGPDIYHRGTVSRDVYSLRSTVRQGNSGGPLLTPDGDVYGVVFAKSLDDAQTGYALTADEVRSDAQQGATATQKVDSESCAL
- the nhaA gene encoding Na+/H+ antiporter NhaA, giving the protein MSDSPTPRRPFLGRLPLPERKFLADALRAETVGGILLLGAAVVALVWANAWPAGYRSVLDTTVGPSSPLHLDLPLDAWAKDGLLAVFFFVAGIELKRELVAGELRDPRAAALPVVAAVCGVAVPAAVYAIVNSGPGGHPAGWAIPTATDIAFALGVLAVVGSHLPSALRAFLLTLAVVDDLIAILIIAIFYSSGIKLWALGLSLLGLVLFYALHRMRVHGWYLYVPLAVVVWALMHESGIHATVAGVAMGLLLRSTRDPGEEHSPAEHIEHLVRPFSAGFCVPVFALFAAGVSVSPRALGEVFTQASPLGVVLGLVVGKCLGIFGGTWMAARFTRAELNPELEWGDLFAVSVLAGIGFTVSLLIAELAFADDHGLSERDKAAVLAGSVICAVVAAVLLRLRNRKYRQLYEEELAEERAAAV
- a CDS encoding phage holin family protein, with the translated sequence MSAADRYEASPTNGGADRTVGQLFAAATADLSALVHDEIALAKREIKKDVIRGATGGGAGAVAAVIALASIPMFSFAAAYGIHSTGLGLVWCFLIVGGAFVLIALLAALLAVRAFKKISPPERTIASTKATVDVLKNTKPHPAAPITADGHKVLTR
- a CDS encoding metal-dependent hydrolase, with the translated sequence MMGHSHAVSGALLFAATAPYLPPLVMHHHLSPAEILMGTVLTAGAALLPDLDHHDGTIANFLGPVSKLLCRFVAWISGGHRHATHSIFFIAFMTAGTWAGVTYVGRWFTLGMTFFLLAMAVRALNVCPPGHGFSAWGTIVALALLGTGVIAKFIPSAPGWLPYAVGLGCLAHLLGDSITKQGAPWLWPIKTRYEIVLIQSSGNKLETEILVPIMGIATVVLLWFTALSPHTL